The following are encoded in a window of Francisella tularensis subsp. tularensis genomic DNA:
- a CDS encoding helix-turn-helix transcriptional regulator, which translates to MPTKKQQSWTFLTNHSHVLCLINSDPNITIRDMAIKVGITERAVLNILSDLTETAYLTVTKIGRNNHYTINKDKKLRHPIESHCNIDDFLKPLAIKKS; encoded by the coding sequence ATGCCTACAAAAAAACAACAAAGTTGGACTTTCTTAACAAATCATTCGCATGTGTTATGTCTCATTAATAGTGACCCAAACATCACTATTAGAGATATGGCTATCAAGGTTGGGATCACTGAACGAGCGGTCCTAAATATTCTAAGTGACCTAACCGAGACAGCCTATCTAACTGTAACAAAGATTGGTAGAAATAATCATTATACTATCAACAAAGATAAAAAGCTTAGACACCCTATTGAAAGTCACTGTAATATTGATGATTTCTTGAAACCTCTAGCAATAAAGAAATCTTGA
- a CDS encoding amidohydrolase family protein → MNIVDSHIHFWDITNGYNDWVKDTNLPKLVTPENLEASAFVHIEAHSEKFDPLCEYNWLKSKFNNSNIKVVAFVDFTLEISQFEKKIIYLSEHNNIVGIRQIMSKTYKSKYSPFEKCIPKDLEQKLKILREHKLIFEAQMYPEQFLPLLEKINNSGVKMVVEHFGLPLFGRNNNLAEWQRFIKECSQNTNWNLKLSGFDLNNQMSNVKKALDFVFENISFHQLCYGSNFPVSNHDDYNFWQKFLYKYIDNDEISKHVFKNVARRIYFKEG, encoded by the coding sequence ATGAACATAGTAGATTCACATATTCATTTCTGGGATATAACCAATGGTTATAATGATTGGGTTAAAGATACCAATTTGCCAAAACTGGTAACACCAGAGAATTTAGAGGCGAGTGCTTTTGTGCATATAGAAGCTCACAGTGAGAAATTTGATCCTTTATGTGAATATAATTGGCTAAAATCTAAATTTAACAATAGTAATATTAAAGTAGTAGCTTTTGTTGATTTTACATTAGAAATTTCTCAGTTTGAAAAAAAGATCATATACTTATCTGAACATAATAATATCGTTGGCATACGCCAAATTATGTCAAAAACGTATAAATCAAAATATAGTCCATTTGAAAAATGTATACCTAAAGATTTAGAGCAAAAGTTAAAAATTCTAAGAGAACATAAACTTATTTTTGAAGCGCAAATGTATCCAGAGCAGTTTTTACCTCTTTTAGAAAAAATTAATAACTCTGGAGTGAAAATGGTGGTGGAACATTTTGGTCTACCTTTATTTGGGCGTAATAATAATCTAGCAGAGTGGCAAAGATTCATAAAAGAATGTAGTCAAAATACTAATTGGAATCTTAAGCTTTCTGGTTTTGATTTAAATAATCAAATGTCAAATGTAAAGAAAGCACTAGACTTTGTTTTTGAGAATATTTCATTTCATCAATTATGTTATGGTTCGAACTTTCCTGTTTCAAATCATGATGATTATAATTTTTGGCAGAAATTTTTGTATAAATACATTGATAATGATGAAATATCTAAACATGTGTTTAAAAATGTAGCTCGGAGGATTTACTTCAAAGAGGGCTAA
- a CDS encoding histidine decarboxylase encodes MKNIEDLKLRLRHNKKVYVGYPTATDFDYDNCKELISEHFNNIGNPYSKGSPFSTLGHERAVINFFLKLYMSNTNDSWGYIASCSSEAILYGVWNARNYFKAYDVTLVYSDYAHYCVSKTANILAIKNKVITSRNNGEIDLGSLESFLKENYNKNQAYIFIATIGSTITSSIDNYKEARNIFKKYTDNFYIHLDGAFDGAFLPLKNDYILGEDFQSVNISGHKFLGNPMPSGILLIQKKYISQNYVEYIDNDDMTIGGSRNGLSAVLLYNRILSLGSKKGLIQRYQECLDKSETFLTILKNNNIKAWKNPQAITIVLEDIDKRIFDKWHMPKYKNQATITCLPKLNKQMLMELIFDIKNPDKIDFSNAKKFAEDISPL; translated from the coding sequence ATGAAAAATATTGAAGATTTAAAACTTAGGCTAAGACATAATAAAAAAGTTTATGTCGGTTACCCTACCGCTACAGATTTTGATTATGATAACTGTAAAGAGCTAATATCTGAGCATTTTAATAATATTGGCAATCCATATAGTAAAGGCTCTCCTTTTAGTACTTTAGGTCACGAAAGAGCTGTTATAAACTTTTTTCTTAAGCTATATATGTCTAATACAAATGATTCTTGGGGATATATAGCAAGCTGCAGTTCAGAAGCTATACTTTATGGTGTTTGGAATGCTAGAAACTACTTTAAGGCTTATGATGTAACTTTGGTATATAGTGATTATGCTCATTATTGCGTAAGTAAAACTGCAAATATATTAGCAATCAAAAATAAAGTTATAACTTCTCGTAATAATGGAGAAATTGATTTAGGATCACTAGAGAGTTTCTTAAAAGAAAATTATAATAAAAATCAGGCATATATTTTTATTGCCACAATTGGCTCAACTATAACATCCTCAATAGATAATTATAAAGAAGCTAGAAATATTTTTAAAAAGTATACAGATAACTTCTATATACATCTAGATGGTGCATTTGATGGTGCTTTTCTACCGCTAAAAAACGATTATATTCTTGGAGAAGATTTTCAATCGGTGAATATTAGTGGACATAAATTCTTAGGTAATCCGATGCCTTCAGGAATATTACTAATACAAAAAAAATATATTTCTCAAAACTATGTCGAATATATTGATAATGATGATATGACGATAGGAGGCAGCAGAAATGGTTTATCAGCGGTATTGTTATATAATAGAATTTTATCTTTAGGATCCAAAAAAGGGCTTATACAAAGATATCAAGAATGTTTAGATAAAAGTGAAACCTTTCTAACAATCCTAAAAAACAACAATATAAAAGCATGGAAAAATCCTCAAGCTATTACTATAGTCCTAGAGGACATTGATAAAAGAATATTTGATAAATGGCATATGCCCAAATATAAAAATCAAGCCACAATAACTTGCCTACCTAAGCTAAACAAACAAATGCTTATGGAATTAATTTTTGATATAAAAAATCCAGATAAAATAGATTTTTCTAATGCTAAAAAATTTGCTGAAGATATTAGCCCTCTTTGA
- a CDS encoding class II aldolase/adducin family protein — MSTEKNLRKKLAVCHHVIHYYGWDDLLATHISARLPNGNVIITPHNVTFDKVTKKNIVTITPNGEIVSDNGYKVMPQAANIHLETYNARKDINAIIHTHSKYAVILSSLECGMQFTNQQSLRFYDDVSYHHYDGLALDNEGKAIAASLGEKNSMMILDNHGIITTAESIEKAIYKHYYFEKAIEIEVKTLATGQKIRQIPQEISKKTAEQFARINTCHLEFEVFKTLTKKYR; from the coding sequence ATGTCTACAGAAAAAAATCTCAGAAAGAAATTAGCAGTTTGTCATCATGTAATACATTATTATGGTTGGGATGATCTATTAGCTACACATATATCAGCAAGGCTCCCTAATGGAAATGTAATTATTACACCACATAATGTTACCTTCGATAAAGTTACCAAAAAAAATATTGTTACCATAACACCTAATGGAGAAATAGTTTCAGATAATGGTTATAAAGTAATGCCTCAAGCTGCCAATATCCATTTAGAAACATATAATGCTAGAAAAGATATTAATGCTATTATCCATACGCATAGTAAATATGCTGTAATACTCTCCTCATTAGAATGCGGTATGCAATTTACTAATCAACAATCATTAAGATTTTATGATGATGTATCTTATCACCACTATGATGGACTAGCTTTAGATAATGAAGGTAAGGCAATCGCAGCTAGTCTGGGTGAAAAAAATAGCATGATGATATTAGATAATCATGGAATTATCACAACTGCAGAATCAATTGAAAAAGCAATTTATAAGCACTATTATTTTGAAAAAGCTATTGAGATTGAAGTAAAAACTCTAGCTACAGGTCAAAAAATTAGACAAATTCCTCAAGAGATATCTAAAAAGACTGCAGAGCAGTTTGCTAGGATAAATACTTGTCATTTGGAGTTTGAAGTATTTAAAACACTAACAAAAAAATATAGATAA
- a CDS encoding DNA-3-methyladenine glycosylase has protein sequence MNNLEAILRLKTIDAAKKLLGHFLVSKYNNKILIGKIVETEAYLYNDPACHSYSNRTKRNSMMYAQAGTSYVYFTYGMHYCFNVVTADVGIGEAILIRALEPIAGIEQMQLNRSKTKLIDLCSGPAKLTQALNINLKDNGINLLDKDSSILLRYNNDLINEIDIVQTQRIGISKAKDMPYRFYIKDNIFVSKK, from the coding sequence ATGAACAACTTAGAAGCAATTCTTCGACTTAAAACTATTGATGCTGCAAAAAAATTATTAGGACATTTTTTAGTTAGTAAATACAATAATAAAATACTAATAGGGAAAATAGTTGAGACGGAAGCATATTTATATAACGATCCCGCCTGCCACTCATATAGCAATAGGACAAAGAGAAATTCAATGATGTACGCACAAGCAGGTACTAGTTATGTATACTTTACTTATGGAATGCATTATTGTTTTAATGTGGTAACAGCAGATGTCGGTATAGGTGAAGCTATACTTATAAGAGCGCTAGAACCAATAGCTGGGATTGAACAAATGCAGCTTAATAGATCAAAAACTAAGTTAATAGATTTATGTTCAGGTCCAGCAAAATTAACCCAAGCACTAAATATTAACTTAAAAGATAATGGTATCAATTTACTTGATAAGGATAGTTCTATTCTTCTTAGATATAATAATGATCTGATTAATGAAATTGATATAGTTCAAACACAAAGAATTGGTATATCAAAAGCAAAAGATATGCCATACAGGTTCTATATCAAAGATAATATTTTTGTATCTAAAAAATAA
- a CDS encoding isochorismatase family protein, with protein MSKLLVVINMQKGFDCSEARAVIPNLNKFYTYFDNVSFVMFENRKNSLFETQLKWIDFQNEEDRKLIEGVEIPQNAHFTHHHNYTVYNDELKALIKKLKPAKVYLSGLFSDVCLLKTAMDMFDDGIVPYIIKDLSGSPHGDIAHEVAFAAMKEGLGADRIISTKEIS; from the coding sequence ATGTCTAAATTATTAGTTGTTATCAACATGCAAAAAGGTTTTGATTGCTCTGAGGCTAGAGCTGTAATACCAAATCTTAATAAATTTTATACCTATTTTGATAATGTTAGTTTTGTGATGTTTGAAAATAGGAAGAATTCACTTTTTGAAACTCAATTAAAATGGATTGATTTTCAAAATGAAGAAGATAGAAAGCTTATTGAAGGTGTAGAGATACCACAAAATGCGCATTTTACTCATCACCATAACTATACGGTATACAATGATGAGCTTAAAGCTTTAATAAAAAAACTTAAACCAGCAAAAGTCTATCTTTCTGGTCTATTCTCAGATGTTTGTTTATTAAAAACAGCTATGGATATGTTTGATGATGGGATTGTCCCTTATATTATCAAAGATCTAAGTGGGTCACCACATGGTGATATTGCACATGAAGTAGCATTTGCAGCTATGAAAGAAGGTTTAGGAGCTGATCGTATAATATCTACCAAAGAGATAAGCTAA
- the pnuC gene encoding nicotinamide riboside transporter PnuC gives MDSIYQSIVSSFYDYQSYFELVAAATGVAGVYFSYKRNILVYIVSFISSAIYVCLLYDWKLFGDMLLNFYYLIANVIGFFAWIKHFEGDSKIHVYVTKADTHQKKVSLYIFIITFVLTPFIYALQKQTSIIDLPVYSFIDAFVTAISFAGVYLMIKRAIESWYLWAIADIISVPLFIYKGYHVTALQYAIFLILVYLGYKEWLRDFNQNK, from the coding sequence ATGGATAGTATATATCAATCAATAGTATCATCATTTTATGACTATCAGTCGTATTTTGAATTAGTTGCTGCTGCAACTGGGGTAGCTGGAGTATATTTTTCATACAAGAGAAATATTCTAGTATATATTGTCAGTTTTATATCATCAGCGATATATGTATGTTTGCTATATGATTGGAAACTTTTTGGCGATATGTTACTGAATTTCTATTATCTGATAGCAAATGTCATCGGTTTTTTTGCTTGGATAAAACACTTTGAAGGTGATAGTAAGATTCATGTTTATGTAACAAAAGCAGATACTCATCAGAAGAAAGTTTCTTTATATATATTTATAATTACTTTTGTTCTTACCCCATTTATTTATGCACTCCAAAAACAAACTTCTATTATAGATTTACCTGTATATTCATTTATAGATGCCTTTGTTACCGCAATATCTTTTGCAGGAGTTTATTTGATGATAAAAAGAGCAATAGAGAGTTGGTACTTATGGGCTATAGCGGATATTATTTCAGTACCTCTATTTATTTATAAAGGTTACCATGTTACGGCTTTACAATATGCAATATTCTTAATATTGGTTTATCTAGGTTATAAAGAGTGGCTACGTGACTTTAATCAAAATAAATAA
- a CDS encoding cation:proton antiporter: MHNESLISIFVFVMLGILVVTIVLKKLKQPYVVAYLLTGILLGPYGLRLIQDQENLARLGEIGVILLLFFAGMEVSPRKFAENWQVPTIGTMLQMLITSLIVSIIGVALGWSIAKILLFGAVISLSSTAVVLKLLNDSGSMKTRLGQNVLGILLIQDLAVVPMLILVRLIGGEELSISQIVTQILGGILVISIAAIMAVKKNIKISFISVLGKDEEMRVFAALVICFGMAALTESLELSSALGAFVGGMIVSTLEETEWVGHSLSTVKTIFMALFFISVGMLIDLKLFWNHIFLFMALLLLIYSLNTTINALIFKALRQRTEEALIGGAMLSQIGEFSFVLISMGFASGILSLTIYHYCITLISLSLLFSPLWISGVNLYIKKYIKKKPQN; encoded by the coding sequence ATGCACAACGAGTCTTTGATTTCCATTTTCGTTTTTGTAATGCTGGGCATTCTAGTAGTTACAATAGTCCTAAAAAAACTAAAACAACCATATGTTGTAGCATATTTATTGACAGGAATATTATTAGGACCGTATGGATTAAGATTGATTCAAGATCAAGAGAATCTTGCAAGGTTAGGTGAAATAGGGGTTATCCTATTATTATTTTTTGCAGGGATGGAAGTCTCACCACGTAAATTTGCTGAAAACTGGCAAGTTCCGACTATTGGTACAATGCTGCAAATGCTAATAACAAGTCTAATAGTTTCTATAATTGGAGTAGCATTAGGATGGAGTATTGCAAAGATATTACTTTTTGGAGCAGTTATTAGCTTAAGTAGTACAGCTGTTGTGCTTAAATTATTAAATGATAGTGGCAGTATGAAGACTCGTCTAGGGCAAAATGTTTTAGGAATTCTTTTAATCCAAGATTTAGCAGTAGTGCCTATGCTTATTCTTGTAAGATTAATCGGAGGCGAGGAGCTATCAATCAGTCAAATAGTAACTCAAATTTTAGGTGGTATTCTTGTAATATCTATAGCAGCCATTATGGCGGTTAAAAAGAATATCAAAATATCTTTTATTTCTGTGTTGGGAAAGGACGAGGAAATGAGAGTTTTTGCAGCTCTAGTAATTTGTTTTGGGATGGCAGCACTTACAGAATCATTAGAATTATCATCTGCTTTGGGTGCATTTGTAGGGGGGATGATCGTTTCTACACTTGAAGAAACAGAGTGGGTTGGACATAGTCTTTCAACTGTTAAGACTATTTTTATGGCATTATTTTTTATATCTGTAGGAATGTTGATAGATTTAAAATTATTTTGGAATCATATATTTTTATTTATGGCATTATTGCTATTGATATATTCACTGAATACAACTATCAATGCTTTAATATTTAAAGCACTTAGACAGAGAACAGAAGAAGCATTGATAGGTGGAGCGATGTTATCACAAATAGGAGAGTTTAGCTTTGTATTGATTTCTATGGGTTTTGCATCAGGAATTTTAAGTTTAACAATATATCATTATTGTATTACGTTGATATCTTTATCGTTATTGTTTAGTCCATTATGGATTAGTGGTGTTAATCTCTATATTAAAAAGTATATTAAGAAAAAGCCTCAGAATTAA
- a CDS encoding mechanosensitive ion channel domain-containing protein — MPLYNEMLFNIISTFINIVLITIVASLAFYLLKKRATSTKQIKKIKSRVIYLSIIIFFLVVIKIWLGGITNLFTMLSLVAAGLIIVNKETVMNFVGWIIINWRSLFSEGDYIEVQNYHGYVSKIKVFYFRMYETIEHGDKRTTGKLLNSNYKYY; from the coding sequence ATGCCTTTATATAATGAAATGCTTTTCAACATAATATCAACGTTTATCAATATAGTATTAATAACTATAGTCGCTAGCTTAGCTTTTTACTTACTAAAAAAACGCGCAACATCTACTAAACAAATCAAAAAAATTAAATCGCGAGTAATTTATTTAAGTATAATTATTTTTTTCCTAGTTGTTATAAAAATTTGGCTTGGTGGAATAACTAACTTATTTACGATGTTAAGTTTAGTTGCAGCTGGTCTGATAATCGTTAATAAAGAAACTGTTATGAATTTTGTTGGTTGGATTATCATCAATTGGCGCAGCCTATTTTCTGAGGGTGACTATATTGAGGTACAAAATTATCATGGCTATGTTAGTAAGATAAAAGTATTTTATTTTAGGATGTATGAAACTATTGAGCATGGTGATAAAAGAACAACTGGGAAACTCTTAAATAGTAATTACAAGTATTATTAA
- a CDS encoding MFS transporter, whose product MKSTKYSLVIGWSIWCIAAIFYGLDYFQHTTAPSVLVKPIAATMQVGIEDTAYIMSIYFPIYAISQVPAGILPDKYGSKIMLSISCLVMSLGILLFSYDPNLVTMFIGRILIAAVAFIGTLKVAADVLPERAFPIAVGLTNTIGVLGGIFGQIFLNYLVILHGWQFALVLIGYFGIFWSIIIIVLLKSPNIDNTSINNYKFKYLSFAQSLKLLLNKKLWFLALYAGLMVGIVVNSFSELYDVLFLEQAYDLSQHLAAKVSVMMFIGIAVGGPSHGFIASLFGEKRIWMLVCNIMTILAFSVVIIFADFISVDNLYIIFFVIGFSVSSMLLVFSVVEEIFPPQIKATALAIVNMVIGLCGAIFQYLISYISVYLNGGPLTGEINANVFDRAFIYLIIPLLLSTIIIFTIVVEKYRTREISLKSLSKF is encoded by the coding sequence ATGAAGTCTACAAAATATAGTCTAGTCATAGGTTGGAGTATTTGGTGTATTGCTGCAATTTTTTATGGGTTAGATTATTTTCAACATACTACTGCACCAAGTGTTTTAGTTAAGCCAATAGCCGCAACTATGCAGGTAGGAATAGAAGATACTGCTTATATTATGAGTATATATTTTCCTATTTATGCAATATCACAAGTTCCAGCTGGAATTCTACCTGATAAGTACGGCTCAAAAATAATGTTATCAATTTCATGCTTAGTTATGAGTTTAGGCATATTACTGTTTAGTTATGATCCAAATTTAGTAACAATGTTTATCGGTAGAATACTTATAGCTGCAGTAGCTTTTATTGGCACACTGAAAGTGGCTGCTGATGTCTTACCTGAAAGAGCATTTCCAATTGCTGTAGGTCTGACAAATACTATAGGAGTTTTAGGTGGGATATTTGGACAAATATTTTTGAATTACCTTGTTATTCTGCATGGCTGGCAGTTTGCTTTAGTATTGATAGGATATTTTGGTATATTTTGGAGTATCATAATTATAGTTCTATTAAAGTCTCCAAATATTGATAATACAAGTATCAATAATTATAAGTTTAAATATTTAAGTTTTGCCCAAAGTTTAAAATTATTATTAAATAAAAAACTTTGGTTTTTAGCACTTTATGCTGGTTTAATGGTTGGTATAGTAGTCAATTCTTTTTCTGAGTTATATGATGTTCTATTTTTAGAGCAAGCGTATGATCTATCACAGCATCTAGCAGCTAAAGTAAGTGTAATGATGTTTATAGGTATAGCAGTTGGAGGTCCTTCCCATGGCTTCATTGCTAGCTTATTTGGTGAGAAAAGAATATGGATGTTAGTTTGTAATATTATGACAATACTAGCATTTTCAGTAGTTATAATTTTTGCTGATTTTATTTCAGTAGATAATTTATACATAATTTTCTTTGTTATTGGTTTTAGTGTATCGAGTATGCTTTTAGTGTTTTCAGTGGTTGAGGAAATATTTCCACCGCAGATTAAGGCTACTGCATTAGCAATTGTTAATATGGTTATAGGGCTGTGTGGAGCTATTTTTCAATATTTGATTAGTTATATTAGCGTTTATTTAAATGGTGGACCTTTGACCGGAGAGATAAATGCTAATGTTTTTGATCGCGCTTTTATATATTTGATAATCCCACTTTTATTAAGCACTATTATAATCTTTACTATTGTAGTAGAAAAATACAGAACTAGAGAAATTAGTCTTAAGAGTTTAAGTAAGTTCTAA
- a CDS encoding MFS transporter: MNNKLSFLAITIWLTCAIFFMYEFLLRTILGTFEHQIIADLDLSILTFSILSSTAYQLTYGVMQIPVGIITDKLGLKKALTLAILVCALGVGLFGLCNSFAAALIYRIMIGFGASFGFLCLLIAVYEWLPNRHIGLFIGLSQFIGVLGPMLAAGPLESLSQAGGIDWRYVFVVLAIIGIVLAAITILVVKNNDQSSNSGKNRFIILPMPQSLLTEVRSIFTNKQVWLIATFSATTYLAIEYLSENATKSFLQLNGFDAKFSSYLITLAWLGYGIGCPSLGAISDYIKRRKPVMIFAICLTFVSLSTIIFFPISQGILYLAFICLGLGASGQSIGFAIIAEQSKYNYRAAALGVNNFLIMLSVGIGSPIVSSIFDLVSNQGKNPTIAGYQTSLSILLGFTALGVLISVFLIKETFCRSTKEIIFLDKI, translated from the coding sequence ATGAATAATAAATTATCTTTTTTAGCCATAACAATATGGTTAACATGTGCTATATTTTTTATGTACGAGTTCCTACTTCGAACAATATTAGGAACATTTGAACATCAGATAATAGCTGATTTAGACTTGAGTATTTTAACATTTAGTATTTTAAGCTCTACAGCATATCAACTCACCTATGGAGTTATGCAAATTCCTGTTGGTATAATTACTGATAAACTAGGTCTAAAAAAAGCTCTTACACTAGCGATATTAGTTTGTGCTTTAGGTGTCGGCTTATTTGGTCTATGCAATAGTTTTGCTGCTGCGTTAATCTATAGAATAATGATAGGTTTCGGTGCTTCTTTTGGTTTTTTATGTCTGCTAATTGCTGTTTACGAATGGTTACCAAATCGGCATATAGGGCTATTTATTGGACTTTCACAATTTATCGGTGTGCTAGGACCGATGCTAGCTGCAGGACCTCTAGAATCTCTATCTCAAGCTGGTGGTATAGACTGGCGATATGTATTTGTTGTCTTAGCAATTATTGGTATTGTTCTAGCCGCTATAACTATACTTGTAGTTAAAAATAATGACCAATCAAGTAATAGTGGTAAAAATAGATTTATCATTTTACCAATGCCTCAGTCATTATTAACTGAAGTAAGAAGCATATTCACTAATAAACAAGTTTGGTTAATAGCAACCTTTTCGGCAACAACTTACTTAGCAATTGAATACCTATCAGAAAATGCTACCAAAAGTTTTTTACAGCTAAATGGCTTTGACGCAAAATTTAGTTCATATTTAATAACTCTAGCTTGGCTTGGATATGGTATTGGTTGCCCTAGTTTAGGTGCAATATCTGATTATATAAAAAGAAGAAAACCGGTAATGATTTTTGCAATTTGTCTAACTTTTGTATCATTATCAACAATAATATTTTTTCCTATCAGTCAAGGTATACTCTATTTAGCTTTTATCTGTTTAGGCTTAGGTGCTAGTGGACAAAGTATTGGTTTTGCTATAATAGCAGAGCAGTCTAAATATAACTATAGAGCTGCTGCACTTGGAGTTAATAATTTCTTGATTATGTTATCCGTAGGTATTGGCTCACCAATAGTTAGTAGTATTTTTGATTTGGTATCAAATCAAGGTAAAAATCCAACCATCGCAGGTTATCAAACAAGTCTAAGTATTCTACTAGGCTTTACAGCTTTAGGTGTATTAATTAGTGTATTTTTAATAAAAGAAACTTTCTGTCGCTCAACCAAAGAGATTATATTCTTAGACAAGATATAA
- a CDS encoding succinylglutamate desuccinylase/aspartoacylase family protein: MKFKIFDNTFQPGEMATLAMPLPSQYSCAPMYLPTKILNGVNEGPCILIFGMVNGDEFNSIEIINSLLEKTNPKQLNGTIVAIPVLNVFGLVHSIKHNPTLEQAFPGDENGSYMHRYAYRITQEIIKKANYSIQIKTGAINHEILPQVYFNGEDEESIKMARAFQAPVIIAVNMNQSSIRKIHQDLDIPFICYEAGEANKFGEEAINVGIAGIQNVMRKIALLEDQEFIQQLKPLVSEDTEWTVSDKPGILRTEIELGTRVKEGQKIGKLIDPFGNDESIYLKSPIDGIILGINNYPMIKEGDLVFKISSFQDDEKAEAKIEDWEEITKENFSDE, translated from the coding sequence ATGAAATTTAAAATTTTTGATAATACCTTTCAGCCTGGAGAAATGGCTACATTAGCAATGCCATTACCTAGCCAATATTCTTGTGCTCCAATGTATCTGCCAACAAAGATTCTTAATGGTGTTAATGAGGGTCCATGTATATTAATTTTTGGTATGGTTAATGGTGATGAATTTAACAGTATCGAAATTATCAACTCTCTTTTAGAAAAAACCAATCCTAAACAGTTAAATGGTACAATCGTAGCTATTCCGGTACTAAATGTTTTTGGTTTAGTCCATAGTATCAAGCATAACCCTACTCTAGAACAAGCTTTTCCAGGGGATGAGAATGGCTCATATATGCACCGTTATGCTTATAGAATAACCCAAGAGATTATAAAAAAAGCAAACTATTCTATCCAAATTAAAACAGGAGCTATAAATCACGAGATACTTCCACAAGTATACTTCAATGGTGAAGATGAAGAGTCTATAAAAATGGCCAGAGCTTTTCAAGCACCTGTAATTATCGCGGTAAATATGAATCAATCTAGTATTCGAAAAATTCATCAAGACCTAGATATCCCTTTTATCTGCTATGAAGCTGGTGAGGCAAATAAATTTGGTGAAGAAGCTATCAATGTTGGTATAGCAGGTATACAAAATGTTATGCGTAAAATAGCTCTGCTCGAAGACCAAGAATTCATCCAACAACTCAAACCATTAGTATCAGAAGATACTGAATGGACAGTCTCTGACAAACCAGGGATACTCAGAACAGAAATAGAGCTTGGCACAAGGGTCAAAGAAGGTCAAAAAATAGGTAAGCTAATAGATCCATTTGGGAATGATGAAAGCATTTATCTAAAGTCACCTATTGATGGAATCATACTTGGCATAAATAATTACCCAATGATTAAGGAAGGCGATCTAGTATTTAAAATTTCATCTTTCCAAGATGATGAGAAAGCAGAGGCAAAAATAGAAGATTGGGAAGAAATAACAAAAGAAAACTTTAGTGATGAATAA